The Bicyclus anynana chromosome 9, ilBicAnyn1.1, whole genome shotgun sequence DNA window CTGTAGGTAGACGTAGGTACATATACTGTCTTGAATGAATATGCACATATTTTTCACTTTTCTTGTTCAAAAGGCCTTATCATGCCCGTAATATAAGTACAACAATGAACaacaacttttattattattaacgaatTCTCCTATTTGTAGAACCGAGCGGTTGGCAAGGCAGCAATGGTTATGGCGCCTCATCAGTAGGATTAGCACGATCGGGAGGAGGTTGGGGCAACGGCGCTCTCGGCCGATCCGGTGGGTGGGGTGGATCGGGGAACAGTGGAACTAGAGGATACAGCTCAAATGGTATTAATGGAAATTCTGGATGTGCCAGTTCAAATGGCTGGGGTGACTCAAGCGATGGCTTTCGCTCTAACAGAGGATCACATAcctattaaaaagtaaacacaaaatcaaaCATGGCGCTCGTTTAAATAGTAAGATTATTGGGATAATTTCTGTtggttatgtataaaataaaaagcaaattaaaatctttgttttattaagcaCCGCTAAATTGATTTCTTTGCCCGTTTTGTTACAGACAGGTATCTACTTCAGAAAGGCTTTATTTTGTTGAGACCATGTAGAGTTAAAAAGTTGTTCGACAAAACGAATTTCTATAACTATAATTTCTAAAGAAATAATTCtctaagtaagtatattatgatgatgatgttatcaacccatattcatctcactgctgagctcagaatgagaggggttaggccacgcttgcccaattgcggattggtagactttacacacgc harbors:
- the LOC112043963 gene encoding keratin, type I cytoskeletal 10-like, yielding MLFKLLLLFLAFVSAHGLENSSIRRVRSPEPSGWQGSNGYGASSVGLARSGGGWGNGALGRSGGWGGSGNSGTRGYSSNGINGNSGCASSNGWGDSSDGFRSNRGSHTY